A window of Belonocnema kinseyi isolate 2016_QV_RU_SX_M_011 chromosome 9, B_treatae_v1, whole genome shotgun sequence contains these coding sequences:
- the LOC117180540 gene encoding nuclear hormone receptor FTZ-F1 beta — protein sequence MSEQNGPTEGPGWWPPAQSWKSQSAMFSFFSILDFSSFLRSEGKNVCKYLGGQNGVTVSVVSSCGSGGVDSGTSIGSTESPNVDDVEDSDGEVSKIDFRGVNLRTKKKRDGSGGHDNESCNENVQQQPERPMSWEGELSDQEMSSNTITNQDHEETSMEGVQVCNASPGPQEHKFPIKPEPDFRSSPGLSHSLNDTVLPLSHAQQVQQQQQHQHQHRGLDSLEQTQQNDLPLLVGKLLGGYNCSTPNHSPVLNPRHHLTKHSHTRSQVPSPDSAIHSAYSVFSSPTQSPHAARHSALGPGSPVPSSSLSLSRHSFNNSTSSLSLSLSHSLSRNNSDASSSCYSYGSLSPPTHSPIQQPRHAHPQHHHQVAQGNPLHLPAQSTAASHHYSAPGSEVSSEGHPDDQDDCRIPSAPTGISTRQQLINSPCPICGDKISGFHYGIFSCESCKGFFKRTVQNRKNYVCLRGAGCPVTVATRKKCPACRFDKCLNMGMKLEAIREDRTRGGRSTYQCTYTLPANLIGSPAGGMPGDKMTGGSCSPAPPGSEHHHSMRHHSNHSHKIQAVPQLLQDIMDVEHLWHYNDNDRVGGSQNSGSAGNGSISGSSASGDPLASGATSNGASGSNGNINSREPARPNSAGSVPASNHDHQHSPTSASANVSPSPNPSCNPNGNPTQNPDFLSNLCNIADHRLYKIVKWCKSLPLFKNISIDDQICLLINSWCELLLFSCCFRSMSTPGEIRVSLGKSITLEQARQLGLATCIERMLAFTNNLRRLRVDQYEYVAMKVIVLLTSDTSELKEPEKVRASQEKALQALQQYTIARYPEMPAKFGELLLRIPDLQRTCQAGKELLSAKRAEGEGCSFNLLMELLRGDH from the exons GTAAAAATGTATGCAAGTATCTGGGTGGACAAAATGGCGTGACGGTTTCGGTAGTATCAAGTTGTGGGTCCGGTGGCGTTGATTCCGGTACCAGCATCGGATCCACGGAATCACCGAATGTTGATGATGTGGAGGACAGCGATGGGGAAGTTAGTAAAATAGACTTCCGAGGGGTCAATTTAAGAACGAAGAAAAAACGAGATGGATCTGGAGGACATGACAACGAAAGCTGCAACGAAAATGTGCAGCAACAACCAGAGAGACCTATGTCCTGGGAAGGAGAACTTTCAGATCAAGAAATGTCTTCCAACACTATTACGAATCAG GACCATGAGGAAACTTCGATGGAAGGAGTTCAGGTCTGCAATGCGAGTCCTGGACCTCAGGAACACAAGTTCCCAATAAAACCGGAGCCGGATTTCCGGTCGAGTCCGGGACTTTCACATAGCCTAAATGACACAGTGCTACCATTGTCTCATGCTCAACAAGTCCAGCAGCAACAGCAGCATCAACATCAACATCGAGGACTGGATAGTCTCGAGCAGACGCAGCAGAATGATCTGCCTTTGCTGGTTGGAAAACTCCTCGGTGGTTACAATTGTTCTACACCTAATCACAGCCCTGTGCTCAATCCCAGACACCATCTGACCAAGCACAGTCACACGAGGTCTCAG GTTCCGTCGCCTGATTCCGCAATTCACTCAGCCTACAGTGTCTTCAGTTCTCCAACACAGAGCCCTCATGCAGCACGACATTCGGCACTGGGACCAGGAAGTCCAGTTCCTTCGTCCTCGTTATCCCTCTCACGGCATAGTTTTAACAACTCAACATCCTCCCTATCATTATCACTTTCGCACTCCCTCTCGCGGAACAACTCAGACGCCTCTAGTAGTTGCTACAGCTATGGATCTCTCAGTCCCCCCACACACTCGCCAATCCAACAACCAAGACACGCACATCCCCAGCATCATCACCAAGTCGCTCAAGGCAATCCCTTGCACCTTCCAGCCCAATCCACTGCAGCCAGCCATCACTACTCAGCTCCAGGTTCTGAAGTCTCTTCCGAAGGGCATCCTGACGATCAAGATGACTGCAGAATACCCTCAGCACCCACCGGAATTTCCACCCGACAACAGCTGATCAACAGTCCCTGTCCGATTTGTGGCGACAAGATCAGCGGCTTCCACTACGGCATCTTCTCCTGTGAATCCTgcaaaggatttttcaaaagaacagTCCAAAACCGGAAGAATTATGTCTGCCTAAGAGGAGCCGGTTGTCCAGTGACGGTAGCGACACGAAAAAAATGTCCAGCTTGTCGATTCGATAAGTGTCTCAACATGGGTATGAAACTCGAAGCGATCAGGGAGGACAGAACTCGAGGTGGACGAAGTACCTATCAGTGTACGTATACCTTGCCAGCGAATCTCATCGGCAGTCCTGCCGGCGGGATGCCTGGTGACAAAATGACCGGAGGATCTTGCAGTCCAGCGCCTCCTGGATCCGAGCATCATCATTCCATGAGACATCATTCGAATCATTCTCATAAAATTCAAGCAGTGCCGCAACTTTTGCAGGACATCATGGATGTGGAACATCTTTGGCATTATAATGATAATGATAGAGTTGGAGGAAGTCAGAACAGTGGTTCTGCCGGAAATGGCAGTATCAGTGGCAGCAGTGCAAGTGGAGATCCTCTCGCTAGTGGAGCAACTTCGAATGGAGCGAGTGGAAGTAATGGAAACATCAACAGTAGAGAACCTGCGAGGCCGAATTCTGCGGGCTCGGTACCAGCCAGTAATCATGATCATCAACACTCACCAACGAGTGCTTCGGCCAATGTCAGCCCCAGTCCTAACCCCAGTTGCAATCCTAACGGAAATCCCACCCAAAATCCTGACTTTTTGTCGAACCTGTGCAATATTGCGGATCATAGACtgtataaaattgtcaaatggTGTAAAAGCCTGCCGCTATTCAAAAATATCTCGATTGATGATCAGATTTGTTTGCTGATCAACTCGTGGTGTGAGTTATTGCTCTTCTCGTGTTGCTTCAGAAGTATGAGTACTCCTGGAGAAATCAGAGTGTCATTGGGAAAGTCGATTACCCTGGAACAGGCGAGGCAACTTGGCTTAGCGACTTGTATTGAGAGAATGCTGGCTTTTACGAATAATCTTAGGCGGCTCAGGGTGGACCAGTACGAATACGTGGCGATGAAG GTGATAGTACTCCTTACATCGGACACGAGCGAACTGAAAGAGCCCGAAAAGGTGAGAGCCTCCCAGGAGAAGGCTCTCCAGGCCCTCCAACAATACACAATCGCCAGGTATCCGGAGATGCCAGCAAAGTTTGGTGAACTTCTCCTCAGGATTCCCGACCTACAAAGAACGTGCCAAGCCGGAAAGGAGTTACTGAGCGCAAAACGTGCAGAAGGGGAGGGTTGTTCGTTCAATCTCCTGATGGAGTTGTTACGTGGGGACCACTGA